From a single Alloactinosynnema sp. L-07 genomic region:
- a CDS encoding phosphoribosylaminoimidazolesuccinocarboxamide synthase codes for MPTLSDYPKIAAGKVRELYAIDDDHLLLVASDRISAYDFVLDTPIPDKGRILTAMSVFWFELLGDLVPNHLVAYDDERIPADVRGKALIVRRLSMLPVEAVARGYLAGSGTTDYQRTGAVCGVALPSGLVEGSRLPEPIFTPATKAALGEHDENVDFAAVEAEIGSELAHRVRELTLAIYGRAADHALAKGVILADTKLEFGLLDGEIVLGDEVLTPDSSRYWPTETYAPGKAQPSFDKQYVRDWMTSPASGWVRASELPPPPLPETVVDSTRARYVQAYEQVTGRKFADWIG; via the coding sequence GTGCCGACGCTCTCTGACTATCCCAAGATCGCCGCGGGCAAGGTCCGCGAACTGTACGCGATCGATGACGACCATCTGCTGCTCGTCGCGTCCGATCGGATCTCGGCGTACGACTTCGTGCTGGACACGCCGATCCCGGACAAGGGACGCATCCTGACCGCGATGAGCGTCTTCTGGTTCGAGCTGCTCGGCGACCTGGTGCCCAATCATCTCGTGGCCTATGACGACGAGCGGATCCCGGCCGATGTGCGCGGGAAGGCGCTGATCGTGCGGCGGCTGTCGATGCTTCCCGTGGAGGCCGTCGCGCGCGGCTACCTCGCGGGTTCCGGCACCACGGACTACCAGCGCACGGGCGCGGTGTGCGGCGTCGCGTTGCCGAGTGGGCTGGTCGAGGGGTCGCGACTGCCCGAGCCGATCTTCACCCCGGCGACCAAGGCGGCCCTGGGTGAGCATGACGAGAACGTCGACTTCGCCGCCGTCGAAGCCGAGATCGGCTCCGAGTTGGCCCACCGGGTCCGCGAGCTGACCCTGGCGATCTATGGCCGCGCGGCCGATCACGCGCTCGCCAAGGGCGTGATCCTCGCCGACACCAAGTTGGAGTTCGGACTGCTCGACGGCGAGATCGTGCTGGGCGACGAGGTCCTCACCCCGGACTCGTCGCGGTACTGGCCGACCGAGACCTACGCGCCGGGCAAGGCGCAGCCGTCGTTCGACAAGCAGTACGTCCGCGACTGGATGACCTCGCCCGCCTCCGGCTGGGTGCGCGCGTCGGAACTGCCGCCGCCTCCGCTGCCCGAAACCGTCGTCGACTCCACCCGCGCGCGGTACGTCCAGGCCTACGAACAGGTCACCGGGCGGAAATTCGCCGACTGGATCGGGTGA
- a CDS encoding S8 family serine peptidase: protein MFLRSRTRLRRAATAALVGAGLIATAVPALAAPGVPAAPESISAAAGLRSYLVITAPNDTAGAKTAVGTNGGSVYASYDAIGVIVAHSSATDFATKMRTVSGVQQVGATRTSDVPADAANPAIPASPSQTTPTANETNRSDMTQIKADQAWAVNQGSAGVTVGILDTGVDDQHYDLKANFDATKSASCAYGKLDTRAGSWRDTDTHGTHVAGTIAAAKNGKGMVGVAPGVKISSVRIAEKPSGLFYAENTICAFVFAGDKGIDVTNNSYYTDPWLFNCPNNLDQAAILEGTKRAALYAEGKGVLHVAAAGNENYNLSSKSTDTTSPNDSTPASRTITNDCLSVPTELPGVVTVASINSSNAKSSFSNFGVDKIAVAAPGDSVYSTVPGGGYGAKSGTSMASPHVAGVAALLVSVDPTATVAQLRAKLGVQADDLACTDSRCSGTTAKNNFFGEGRVDALEAVSGGTPPPPGKVFENTNDVQIADSPGAAVYSDVAVTGVTGNAPATLKVDVNIVHTWRGDVVIDLVAPDGSTYRMKNSSSNDSADNVIATYTVNASTEVANGTWRLKVQDVARYDVGHINSWKVTF from the coding sequence GTGTTCCTGCGTTCACGCACCCGGCTCCGCCGCGCGGCCACCGCCGCGCTGGTCGGCGCCGGACTCATCGCCACCGCCGTGCCCGCGTTGGCCGCCCCCGGCGTCCCTGCCGCCCCGGAGTCGATCTCCGCTGCCGCAGGCCTGCGTTCGTACCTGGTCATCACAGCCCCGAACGACACCGCGGGCGCCAAGACCGCGGTCGGCACCAACGGCGGCTCCGTGTACGCGTCCTACGACGCGATCGGTGTCATCGTGGCGCACTCGTCGGCCACCGACTTCGCCACCAAGATGCGCACGGTCAGCGGTGTCCAGCAGGTCGGCGCGACCCGCACCAGCGACGTCCCGGCGGACGCGGCGAACCCGGCGATCCCGGCGTCGCCGTCGCAGACCACCCCGACGGCCAACGAGACCAACCGGTCCGACATGACCCAGATCAAGGCCGACCAGGCCTGGGCGGTCAACCAGGGCTCGGCAGGCGTCACCGTCGGCATCCTCGACACCGGTGTCGACGACCAGCACTACGACCTCAAGGCCAACTTCGACGCCACCAAGTCGGCGTCCTGCGCCTACGGCAAGCTCGACACCCGCGCGGGCTCGTGGCGCGACACCGACACCCACGGCACGCACGTCGCGGGCACCATCGCCGCGGCCAAGAACGGCAAGGGCATGGTCGGCGTGGCGCCGGGCGTCAAGATCTCCTCGGTCCGCATCGCGGAGAAGCCGAGCGGCCTGTTCTACGCCGAGAACACCATCTGCGCGTTCGTGTTCGCCGGTGACAAGGGCATCGACGTCACCAACAACAGCTACTACACCGACCCGTGGCTGTTCAACTGCCCCAACAACCTCGACCAGGCCGCCATCCTCGAAGGCACCAAGCGCGCCGCGCTGTACGCCGAGGGCAAGGGCGTGCTGCACGTCGCCGCCGCGGGCAACGAGAACTACAACCTGTCGAGCAAGTCGACCGACACGACCAGCCCGAACGACTCGACGCCCGCCAGCCGCACCATCACCAACGACTGCCTCAGCGTCCCGACCGAGCTGCCCGGCGTCGTGACCGTGGCGTCGATCAACTCGTCCAACGCCAAGTCGTCGTTCTCCAACTTCGGCGTCGACAAGATCGCCGTCGCCGCACCGGGCGACAGCGTGTACTCGACGGTCCCCGGCGGTGGCTACGGCGCCAAGTCCGGCACCTCGATGGCTTCCCCGCACGTCGCGGGTGTCGCCGCGCTGCTCGTCAGCGTCGACCCGACCGCCACCGTCGCCCAGCTGCGCGCCAAGCTCGGCGTCCAGGCCGACGACCTGGCCTGCACCGACAGCCGCTGCTCGGGCACCACGGCGAAGAACAACTTCTTCGGCGAAGGCCGCGTCGACGCCCTTGAGGCCGTCTCCGGTGGCACCCCGCCGCCCCCCGGCAAGGTCTTCGAGAACACCAACGACGTCCAGATCGCGGACTCGCCCGGCGCGGCGGTCTACAGCGACGTCGCCGTCACCGGCGTCACGGGCAACGCCCCCGCCACGCTGAAGGTCGACGTCAACATCGTCCACACCTGGCGCGGCGACGTGGTCATCGACCTGGTGGCCCCGGACGGCTCGACCTACCGCATGAAGAACTCCTCCTCGAACGACTCGGCCGACAACGTGATCGCCACCTACACGGTGAACGCGTCGACCGAGGTCGCCAACGGCACTTGGCGCCTGAAGGTCCAGGACGTGGCCCGCTACGACGTCGGCCACATCAACTCCTGGAAGGTGACCTTCTGA
- a CDS encoding MBL fold metallo-hydrolase produces MKITHFGHSCVLIETASARLLFDPGVWSHGFEDLRDLDGVLVTHVHGDHIDPDRIGPLMAANQHAELVVDPGTAAEIEPLGLAARVLREGDTVTLGGAEVAAVGGAHAIIHPEIAMPPNLGYVVDGGAFYHPGDSLFVPEQKIDVLALPTAAPWMKLAETVEYFRAVAPRIAIPIHEGWLSQGGIDSSFNRFTTMGPAGSHVHLPVAAETAEV; encoded by the coding sequence GTGAAGATCACGCATTTCGGCCACTCCTGCGTCCTCATCGAGACCGCGAGCGCGCGGCTGCTGTTCGACCCCGGCGTGTGGTCGCACGGCTTCGAGGACCTGCGTGACCTCGACGGCGTCCTGGTCACCCACGTGCACGGCGACCACATCGACCCCGACCGGATCGGCCCGCTCATGGCCGCCAACCAGCACGCCGAACTCGTCGTGGACCCCGGAACGGCCGCCGAGATCGAGCCGCTTGGGTTGGCCGCGCGCGTCCTGCGTGAGGGCGACACGGTGACGCTCGGCGGCGCGGAGGTCGCGGCCGTCGGCGGGGCGCACGCGATCATCCACCCGGAGATCGCGATGCCGCCCAACCTGGGATACGTGGTCGACGGCGGCGCGTTCTACCACCCCGGCGACTCGCTGTTCGTGCCGGAGCAGAAGATCGACGTGCTGGCACTGCCGACCGCCGCGCCGTGGATGAAGCTGGCCGAGACGGTCGAGTACTTCCGCGCGGTCGCGCCCCGTATTGCCATTCCCATTCACGAAGGCTGGCTGAGTCAGGGCGGTATTGATTCATCATTCAACCGTTTCACCACGATGGGCCCGGCCGGTTCCCACGTACACCTACCTGTCGCGGCCGAGACGGCCGAGGTCTAG
- a CDS encoding potassium channel family protein, protein MPNILVPGERVADPAEPRLSAWEARTDLPLTALAGVFLLGYAWQVLHTGATPTVQLWQEILLWGIWAVFAVDYVIRFVLAHNKRRFIWRHLFDLIVVALPMVRQLRALRLITVLRVLSKRFAVNFRGRIGLYVAATVLLVGVSASLAVLDAERADPDASITTFGDALWWTLTTITTVGYGDRFPVTTEGRLVAAALMIGGIALLGVVTGLIASWFLERIVGAEESIEETTRTEVRALRAELAELREELRRT, encoded by the coding sequence GTGCCCAACATCCTCGTGCCAGGCGAACGCGTCGCCGATCCCGCTGAGCCAAGGCTCAGCGCGTGGGAGGCGCGCACCGATCTTCCGCTGACCGCCTTGGCTGGCGTCTTCCTGCTCGGCTACGCCTGGCAGGTGCTGCACACCGGCGCCACGCCGACGGTCCAGCTGTGGCAGGAGATCCTTCTCTGGGGCATCTGGGCGGTGTTCGCCGTCGACTACGTCATCCGGTTCGTGCTGGCGCACAACAAGCGCCGATTCATCTGGCGGCACCTCTTCGACTTGATCGTCGTGGCACTGCCGATGGTGCGCCAGCTGCGCGCGTTGCGGCTGATCACAGTCCTGCGCGTACTCAGCAAGCGTTTCGCGGTCAACTTCCGCGGCCGCATCGGCCTCTACGTCGCCGCGACCGTCCTGCTGGTCGGCGTGTCGGCGTCGCTGGCCGTGCTCGACGCCGAGCGGGCCGACCCGGACGCCTCGATCACCACCTTCGGCGACGCGCTCTGGTGGACGCTCACCACCATCACCACGGTCGGCTACGGCGACCGCTTCCCGGTCACGACCGAGGGCAGGCTGGTCGCCGCGGCGCTGATGATCGGCGGGATCGCGCTGCTCGGTGTGGTCACCGGTCTGATCGCGTCGTGGTTCCTGGAGAGAATCGTGGGCGCCGAGGAATCGATCGAGGAGACCACCCGCACCGAGGTCCGGGCGCTGCGGGCGGAACTCGCCGAACTCCGCGAGGAACTCAGGCGGACTTGA
- a CDS encoding TetR/AcrR family transcriptional regulator: protein MTTASTPKGERRKHALVEAAAALLIEGGFDAVRHRAVAERAGLPLASTTYYFDSIDDLIVDALEFHGRAELARGRAVLDELTACPREPDALVELVLDQLLGPRARENDAEAILLRYERLVATARRPYLRPLTLELGADLRSLLMDTLARAGAAVDETRLEQLIALVDGAVVNALIEVNPDPRAAARRMLLDALA from the coding sequence ATGACCACCGCCAGCACGCCCAAGGGCGAACGACGCAAGCACGCGCTCGTCGAGGCGGCGGCGGCGCTGCTGATCGAGGGCGGGTTCGACGCCGTCCGCCACCGCGCCGTCGCCGAGCGCGCCGGGCTGCCGCTCGCGTCGACCACGTACTACTTCGACTCCATCGACGACCTCATCGTCGACGCGCTGGAGTTCCACGGCCGCGCCGAGCTGGCCCGCGGCCGGGCCGTGCTCGACGAGCTGACCGCGTGCCCGCGCGAGCCGGACGCGCTGGTGGAACTGGTGCTCGACCAGCTGCTGGGCCCCAGGGCCAGGGAGAACGACGCCGAGGCGATCCTGCTGCGCTACGAACGGCTCGTCGCCACCGCCCGCAGACCCTACCTGCGTCCGCTGACCCTCGAACTCGGCGCCGACCTGCGGTCGCTGCTGATGGACACCCTCGCCCGCGCGGGCGCCGCGGTCGACGAGACCCGGCTGGAACAGCTGATCGCCCTGGTCGACGGCGCGGTCGTGAACGCGCTCATCGAGGTCAACCCGGACCCGCGGGCCGCGGCGCGAAGGATGTTGCTCGACGCACTTGCCTGA
- a CDS encoding low specificity L-threonine aldolase, with translation MTSAPRRIDLRSDTVTRPDDTMRAAMAAAEVGDDVLDHDPTMRELEERAAALLGVEAMLWVPSGSMGNLIALMAHLRRGDRFLAARGSHVLEAELGTPAWLAGGMPHPLEWSGRPGRVAADDVSAMAAGSAPYYALRTTLLCLENTHNFAGGTVTPPDEHALLVATAREAGLKVHLDGARLWNAAVALSVPPAALTVGVDTVQVCLSKGLGAPVGSLVGGSAAFVAEARRLRKMLGGGVRQGGVLAAGGLVALSRINDVAADHANARTLAAGLAELGWEVTEPQTNIVLASVPDTPTTLAMLDRVGVPAVAVPGGVRFVTHRDVLAADIAEALHRIKSA, from the coding sequence GTGACTTCCGCACCCCGCCGGATCGACCTGCGCTCCGACACCGTGACCCGCCCCGACGACACGATGCGCGCCGCGATGGCCGCCGCCGAGGTCGGCGACGACGTCCTCGACCACGACCCCACCATGCGCGAGCTAGAGGAACGCGCCGCCGCGCTGCTCGGCGTCGAGGCCATGCTGTGGGTGCCCAGCGGGAGCATGGGCAACCTGATCGCCCTGATGGCCCACCTCCGCCGCGGCGACCGGTTCCTGGCCGCGCGCGGCAGCCACGTGCTGGAGGCCGAACTGGGCACGCCCGCGTGGCTCGCGGGCGGGATGCCGCACCCGCTGGAGTGGTCCGGCCGGCCAGGCCGCGTCGCTGCCGACGACGTCAGCGCGATGGCGGCGGGCAGCGCGCCGTACTACGCGCTGCGCACGACGCTGCTGTGCTTGGAGAACACGCACAACTTCGCGGGCGGCACCGTGACCCCGCCCGACGAACACGCCCTGCTGGTCGCCACCGCCCGCGAGGCGGGCCTGAAGGTGCACCTCGACGGCGCGCGGCTGTGGAACGCCGCCGTGGCGCTCAGCGTGCCGCCCGCTGCGCTGACGGTCGGCGTGGACACGGTCCAGGTGTGCCTGAGCAAGGGCCTGGGTGCCCCGGTGGGGTCGCTGGTGGGCGGGTCGGCGGCGTTCGTCGCCGAGGCCAGGCGGCTGCGCAAGATGCTGGGCGGCGGTGTGCGCCAGGGCGGCGTGCTGGCCGCGGGCGGCCTGGTGGCGCTGTCGCGGATCAACGACGTCGCCGCCGACCACGCCAACGCGCGGACACTGGCCGCGGGCCTGGCGGAGTTGGGCTGGGAGGTCACCGAGCCGCAGACCAACATCGTGCTCGCGTCGGTGCCCGACACCCCGACCACGCTGGCCATGCTCGACCGGGTCGGGGTACCCGCGGTCGCGGTGCCGGGCGGAGTGCGCTTCGTGACCCACCGGGACGTCTTGGCCGCCGACATCGCCGAGGCGCTGCACCGGATCAAGTCCGCCTGA
- a CDS encoding S-adenosyl-l-methionine hydroxide adenosyltransferase family protein has product MAFDFVSFTTDYGLADGYPAACEGVIARIAPAVRVIHVTHLIPPLDIRRGASVLAQTVPSLPPAVHLAVVDPGVGTPRRAIVIVTETAVFVGPDNGLLLPAATSQGITAAYELTDHPTSATFHGRDVFAPAAARIAAGTAPNGHQIDPTTLIRLPEPITMAVPGRLITEVLGTDAFGNVQLAATATDLAATRAAPGWRAHAQIGDRSLEAVVGRTFADAEPGEAVLLIDSAGHVAITINGDSAAHELAPVTGVSATVLVARGP; this is encoded by the coding sequence ATGGCGTTCGACTTTGTCTCGTTCACCACCGACTACGGCCTGGCCGACGGCTACCCCGCGGCCTGCGAAGGCGTCATCGCCCGCATCGCCCCCGCCGTGCGGGTCATCCACGTCACCCACCTCATCCCGCCCCTGGACATCCGCCGAGGCGCCTCGGTCCTAGCCCAGACCGTGCCGTCGCTGCCCCCCGCCGTACACCTGGCCGTCGTCGACCCAGGCGTCGGGACACCCCGGCGGGCCATCGTGATCGTCACCGAAACGGCGGTGTTCGTAGGCCCGGACAACGGCCTCCTCCTCCCCGCCGCGACGAGCCAAGGAATAACGGCCGCCTACGAACTAACCGACCACCCCACCTCGGCAACCTTCCACGGCCGCGACGTCTTCGCCCCCGCCGCCGCGAGAATCGCCGCAGGCACCGCACCCAACGGCCACCAGATCGACCCGACCACCCTGATCCGACTCCCCGAGCCGATCACCATGGCCGTCCCAGGCAGGCTCATCACCGAAGTCCTGGGCACCGACGCCTTCGGCAACGTCCAACTAGCCGCCACCGCCACCGACCTGGCCGCCACCCGAGCGGCCCCCGGCTGGCGTGCCCACGCCCAAATCGGCGACCGCTCCCTGGAAGCAGTAGTGGGACGCACCTTCGCCGACGCGGAACCAGGAGAGGCCGTCCTACTGATCGACTCAGCAGGCCACGTAGCAATAACGATCAACGGCGACTCAGCAGCCCACGAACTAGCACCAGTCACAGGAGTCTCCGCCACCGTCCTGGTCGCACGCGGCCCGTGA
- a CDS encoding GNAT family N-acetyltransferase has protein sequence MILSFPFDGTPEHFREQVAELWAQAWGDTSGHDPVLGPVSMLLVDGDTVVAALDVLGKEIVHAGRRYVAGGLSTVVTRKDSRGLGHGRRLVAAAREAMSQGYDLGLFTCDRPLQGFYESAGWRVLPGAVLVGGTALAPFPSDLDGFDKVTMGDFFSPEVDQVSFLGARIELYSGEIDKLW, from the coding sequence TTGATTCTTTCGTTTCCCTTTGACGGTACGCCGGAGCATTTTCGCGAGCAGGTGGCGGAGTTGTGGGCGCAGGCTTGGGGAGATACCAGTGGCCACGATCCGGTGCTCGGTCCGGTGTCGATGCTGCTGGTCGACGGCGACACCGTGGTCGCGGCGCTGGACGTCCTCGGCAAAGAGATCGTCCACGCTGGTCGGCGGTATGTCGCGGGTGGGCTGAGTACGGTGGTCACCCGCAAGGACTCGCGCGGGCTGGGGCATGGGCGGCGGCTTGTCGCCGCGGCTCGGGAGGCGATGTCGCAGGGGTATGACCTGGGGCTGTTCACCTGTGATCGGCCGCTGCAGGGGTTCTATGAGAGTGCGGGGTGGCGGGTGTTGCCGGGGGCGGTTCTCGTGGGTGGGACTGCGTTGGCACCGTTTCCTAGTGATCTCGATGGGTTTGACAAGGTGACAATGGGGGATTTCTTCTCGCCTGAGGTTGACCAAGTGTCTTTTTTGGGCGCGCGGATTGAGTTGTATTCCGGGGAGATTGACAAGCTCTGGTGA
- the purB gene encoding adenylosuccinate lyase translates to MSAAQKPRIPNVLAGRYASAELATLWSPEEKVRLERELWLAVLTAQAELGVDVPEGAIADYRRVLPEVDLASIADRERVTRHDVKARIEEFNAQAGHEHVHKGMTSRDLTENVEQLQVRRSLELTRARVAAVLARLARLAAEHGDLVMTGRSHNVAAQATTLGKRFATAADELLVAFQRLDELITRYPLRGIKGPVGTAQDMLDLLGGDAAKLDRLEQVVAEHLGFASVFTSVGQVYPRSLDYDVVSALVQLAAAPSSLAKTIRLMAGHELVTEGFKPGQVGSSAMPHKMNTRSCERVNGLAVILRGYASMVGELAGDQWNEGDVSCSVVRRVALPDAFFALDGLLETFLTVLDEFGAYPAVVARELDRYLPFLATTKVLMASVQAGVGRETAHEAIKENAVAVALAMREQGIERNDLLDRLAADSRIPLDRARLDALLADRLPFTGVAGTQVGAVVKRVEDVLGRFPEAAGYVPGAIL, encoded by the coding sequence GTGAGCGCCGCGCAGAAACCCCGCATCCCGAACGTCCTCGCAGGCCGCTATGCCTCGGCCGAGCTGGCCACGCTGTGGTCGCCGGAGGAGAAGGTGCGGCTGGAGCGTGAGCTGTGGCTCGCGGTGCTCACCGCGCAGGCCGAGCTCGGCGTCGACGTGCCAGAGGGCGCTATCGCCGACTACCGGCGCGTGCTGCCCGAGGTCGACCTGGCGAGCATCGCCGACCGCGAACGCGTCACCCGCCACGACGTCAAGGCGCGGATCGAGGAGTTCAACGCCCAGGCCGGGCACGAGCACGTGCACAAGGGCATGACCTCGCGCGACCTCACCGAGAACGTCGAGCAGCTGCAGGTCCGCCGGTCGCTGGAGCTCACTCGCGCCAGGGTCGCCGCCGTGCTCGCGCGGCTGGCGCGGCTGGCCGCCGAACACGGCGACCTGGTCATGACCGGCCGCTCGCACAACGTCGCCGCGCAGGCCACCACCCTGGGCAAGCGCTTCGCCACCGCCGCCGACGAGCTGCTGGTCGCCTTCCAGCGGCTCGACGAGCTGATCACCCGCTACCCGCTGCGCGGGATCAAGGGCCCGGTCGGCACCGCCCAGGACATGCTCGACCTGCTGGGCGGCGACGCGGCCAAGCTCGACCGCCTGGAGCAGGTCGTCGCCGAGCACCTCGGCTTCGCCTCGGTGTTCACCAGCGTGGGCCAGGTCTATCCGCGGTCGCTGGACTACGACGTGGTCTCCGCGCTGGTCCAGCTGGCGGCTGCCCCGTCGAGCCTGGCCAAGACGATCAGGCTGATGGCGGGCCACGAGCTGGTCACCGAGGGTTTCAAGCCCGGCCAGGTTGGCTCGTCGGCGATGCCGCACAAGATGAACACCCGCTCCTGTGAGCGTGTCAACGGCCTGGCGGTCATCCTGCGCGGCTACGCGTCGATGGTCGGCGAGTTGGCGGGCGATCAGTGGAACGAGGGTGACGTGTCCTGCTCGGTGGTCCGTCGGGTCGCCCTGCCGGACGCGTTCTTCGCGCTCGACGGTCTTCTGGAGACCTTCCTGACGGTCCTTGACGAGTTCGGCGCTTATCCGGCTGTGGTGGCTCGCGAGCTTGACCGGTATCTGCCGTTCCTGGCCACTACGAAGGTTTTGATGGCCTCGGTGCAGGCTGGGGTGGGTCGGGAGACCGCGCACGAGGCGATCAAGGAGAACGCTGTCGCTGTGGCGTTGGCGATGCGTGAGCAGGGCATTGAGCGGAATGATCTGCTTGACCGGCTTGCTGCTGACTCCCGTATTCCGCTGGATCGGGCTCGGCTTGATGCGCTGCTGGCTGATCGGCTGCCGTTTACCGGGGTCGCTGGGACTCAGGTGGGTGCCGTGGTTAAGCGGGTTGAGGATGTGTTGGGGCGTTTTCCTGAGGCCGCGGGGTATGTTCCGGGTGCGATTCTTTGA
- a CDS encoding DUF2334 domain-containing protein, with amino-acid sequence MTGRLVVSLAGIDTRTLHRCADLAEEMQKRAVPLSLLFAPRRDGAVADWVRTRRAAGDAVLMHGFDHSPEPRGRTIALGRRAEFAALPAHEAGLRLTAAVATMDRLGLATDAFAPPRWYASRGTVTALERKGFTLCADLYGVRDLRTDGVHRSRVLGLAHTERAETLWCFTFVLAAARVARRGGLVRLSVDAADLARPGLRQAVLDAVDNARTHGAAGITYPEVLAPHALPAATPIPARSVPATL; translated from the coding sequence GTGACGGGACGACTCGTGGTTTCGCTGGCCGGTATCGACACCCGGACGCTGCACCGCTGCGCCGACCTCGCCGAGGAGATGCAGAAGCGCGCGGTGCCGCTCTCGCTGCTGTTCGCCCCCCGTCGCGACGGCGCGGTCGCCGACTGGGTCCGCACCCGCCGCGCTGCGGGTGACGCGGTGCTCATGCACGGCTTCGACCACTCGCCCGAACCCCGCGGCCGCACCATCGCCCTGGGCCGCCGCGCCGAGTTCGCCGCGCTGCCCGCGCATGAGGCGGGCCTGCGGCTGACCGCGGCGGTCGCCACGATGGACCGCCTCGGCCTGGCCACCGACGCCTTCGCCCCACCCCGCTGGTACGCCTCGCGTGGCACCGTGACGGCGTTGGAGCGCAAGGGTTTCACCCTGTGCGCCGACCTCTACGGCGTGCGTGACCTGCGCACCGACGGCGTGCACCGCTCCCGGGTCCTTGGCCTCGCGCACACCGAGCGCGCCGAGACCCTCTGGTGCTTCACCTTCGTCCTCGCCGCGGCCCGCGTCGCCCGCCGCGGCGGTTTGGTCCGCCTGTCCGTGGACGCCGCCGACCTCGCCCGCCCCGGCCTCCGCCAGGCCGTCCTGGACGCCGTCGACAACGCCCGAACCCACGGCGCGGCAGGCATCACCTACCCCGAAGTCCTTGCCCCACACGCCCTTCCGGCCGCGACGCCCATCCCGGCCCGGAGCGTTCCGGCCACTCTCTGA
- a CDS encoding RNA polymerase sigma factor, translating into MRDEDEFRAFAHGHAPTLRRSAYLFCGDWHLAEDLVQTTLIKIYKSWSRVGKRETTHNYARTVLLRTWLDEKRRPWRRSERVGPEVPDTPDPSADVADWVGRAWERDLVHQALLALGPRQRAVLVLRYFDELSVAETAEVMGCAEGTVKSQAARGLAALRAAVGGLSEGELVAT; encoded by the coding sequence ATGCGAGACGAGGACGAGTTTCGGGCGTTCGCCCATGGTCACGCGCCCACGTTGCGAAGATCGGCATACCTGTTCTGCGGGGACTGGCACCTGGCCGAGGATTTGGTCCAGACCACCCTGATCAAGATCTACAAGTCGTGGTCGAGGGTGGGCAAGCGCGAGACCACGCACAACTACGCGCGCACGGTCCTGCTGCGCACGTGGCTCGACGAGAAGCGCAGGCCATGGCGTCGTTCGGAGCGGGTCGGCCCGGAGGTCCCGGACACCCCGGACCCGTCGGCGGACGTCGCGGACTGGGTCGGCCGGGCGTGGGAGCGGGATCTGGTGCACCAAGCGCTGTTGGCGCTGGGTCCGCGTCAGCGGGCGGTGTTGGTGCTGCGGTACTTCGACGAGCTGAGCGTCGCGGAGACCGCCGAGGTCATGGGGTGTGCGGAAGGGACCGTCAAAAGCCAGGCCGCCCGCGGTCTGGCAGCGCTGCGCGCGGCGGTCGGGGGACTTTCGGAAGGGGAGTTGGTGGCGACATGA
- a CDS encoding SigE family RNA polymerase sigma factor, with the protein MDQRDEQQFAEYFTARRDAVRRTAFLLCGDWHKADDLAQTAFVALHRSWRKVRDREALDAYVRRSVVRAMIDETRRPWRRERQVDQLPERATHDGELGNRVATRSALLDGLSRVPPRQRAVLVLRFLEGLDVAATAEALKCSEGTVKSQTARGLAALRESLGDTLDDLRSGL; encoded by the coding sequence GTGGATCAGCGCGACGAACAACAGTTCGCGGAGTACTTCACGGCCCGGCGCGACGCCGTGCGGCGAACCGCGTTCCTGTTGTGCGGAGACTGGCACAAGGCGGATGACCTCGCGCAGACGGCGTTCGTCGCGCTGCACCGCAGCTGGCGCAAGGTGCGGGACCGGGAGGCCCTCGACGCCTACGTCCGCCGGTCGGTGGTGCGCGCGATGATCGACGAGACGCGCAGGCCGTGGCGGCGGGAACGCCAGGTGGACCAGTTGCCCGAACGGGCGACCCACGATGGTGAACTCGGTAACCGGGTGGCCACGAGGTCGGCGCTCCTCGACGGGCTGTCGCGGGTGCCACCGCGGCAACGCGCGGTGCTCGTGCTGCGGTTCCTGGAGGGCTTGGACGTGGCGGCCACGGCCGAGGCGCTCAAGTGCTCCGAGGGCACCGTGAAGAGCCAGACCGCCCGTGGCCTGGCCGCTTTGCGGGAATCGCTGGGCGACACACTGGATGATCTACGGTCGGGACTGTGA